One genomic region from Nymphalis io chromosome 18, ilAglIoxx1.1, whole genome shotgun sequence encodes:
- the LOC126775591 gene encoding iron-sulfur cluster co-chaperone protein HscB has protein sequence MIPRILFWNLNLTRTKQIRYLSCWSCGNSITTMVSNLFCSNCKVLQRPDKSENYFKILGVKETYDLDENELSKKYKELQKYLHPDKYANRGEEEQEISAQYSSLVNDAYNTLLQPLTRGVYMLSLRGKEIPENTQLDQEFLFKIMEKNEEVENADTEEEIMKLNQENKEVIKDLQKQLSIAFFDGDLKRVLHLLSHMKYYTSIDNQIQSAIRNKGIIR, from the exons atgatccCCAGAATACTTTTTTGGAATCTCAATCTAACTAGAACAAAACAAATTAGATATTTATCATGTTGGTCATGTGGCAATAGCATTACTACCATGGTCTCAAACCTTTTCTGTTCTAACTGCAAAGTCTTACAAAGGCCTGATAAATCAGAAAATTACTTTAAGATTCTTGGTGTTAAGGAAACATATGACTTGGATGAAaatgaattatcaaaaaaatataaggaattacaaaaatatctgCACCCAGACAAATATGCAAACAG AGGTGAGGAAGAACAAGAAATATCAGCACAGTATTCATCTTTAGTAAATGACGCTTACAATACTCTATTACAGCCATTAACTAGAG GTGTCTATATGTTGAGTTTAAGAGGAAAAGAGATACCCGAAAATACACAATTAGACCAAGAATTTCTATTCAAAATTATGGAGAAGAATGAAGAAGTAGAAAATGCAGACACAGAGGAGGAAATAATGAAACTAAATCAAGAAAATAAGGAAGTCATTAAAGACCTTCAAAAACAGCTATCCATAGCATTCTTTGATGGTGATTTGAAAAGAGTTTTACATTTGTTGAGTCACATGAAATACTACACAAGTATTGATAATCAAATACAATCAGCAATACGAAATAAAGGcattattagataa
- the LOC126775566 gene encoding transcription initiation protein SPT3 homolog, whose protein sequence is MVSYFTIDATGEVTNFQKEISNMMHGFGDNPNPNAATVVLVENIVLQQLRSMLQEALNNSTMRGANTITNYDIIYLVRKNPVKLKRLHDYQIKLDRIDRNRPSTVTTPTDTILPGIILEEEKEVTLKKKRTHIDVIKEIDETDEMSLIKFDAIDYLRKVRASKLTESMSYEKYEAYHKARCSSFRSSYGLTKGFVKLERWINPNKELKINPLALEVLCFLAYETVAEIVDAVFLIRQDSKKKSGDPFSKFEGGYFCNPQSLNNAVYIKSGYEGCPAITVAEVREVLRRYFTPRNGMNGLFYRNMSMDLPVRYIAI, encoded by the coding sequence ATGGTTTCATATTTCACTATTGATGCTACGGGTGAAGTCACGAATTTTCAAAAAGAGATATCTAACATGATGCATGGTTTTGGAGATAACCCGAATCCCAATGCTGCAACAGTTGTTTTAGTAGAAAATATCGTTCTACAGCAACTTAGGTCAATGTTACAAGAAGCCTTGAATAACTCGACTATGAGAGGCGCAAATACTATaacaaattatgatataatttatttagtgagGAAAAATCCTGTCAAATTAAAAAGACTTCACGATTACCAAATAAAACTTGACCGAATAGATAGAAATCGTCCATCAACGGTCACGACGCCGACAGATACGATTTTACCCGGAATCATTTtagaagaagaaaaagaagtCACACTAAAGAAAAAACGAACTCACATCGATGTTATAAAAGAAATCGACGAAACTGATGAAATGAGTCTAATAAAATTCGATGCTATTGATTATTTGAGAAAAGTAAGAGCATCCAAACTAACTGAATCAATGTCTTATGAAAAATATGAGGCATATCATAAAGCTAGGTGCAGTTCATTTCGTTCAAGTTATGGTCTCACTAAAGGTTTTGTTAAGCTAGAAAGATGGATCAATCCAAATAAAGAACTTAAAATAAACCCACTAGCTTTAGAAGTCCTGTGTTTTCTAGCTTATGAGACTGTTGCAGAAATAGTCGATGCTGTCTTCTTGATACGACAGGATAGTAAGAAGAAGAGTGGGGACCCATTTAGCAAGTTTGAGGGTGGTTACTTTTGCAATCCACAGAGTTTGAACAATgctgtttatattaaatcagGTTATGAAGGTTGTCCAGCGATAACGGTAGCTGAAGTGAGGGAAGTGCTAAGACGGTATTTCACACCTAGAAATGGAATGAATGGTCTCTTTTACAGGAATATGAGTATGGATTTACCTGTCAGatatattgcaatataa